In the Silene latifolia isolate original U9 population chromosome 1, ASM4854445v1, whole genome shotgun sequence genome, AAAGGGGAGGGTTATTAagaacaattagtcttgctgaagacgggtcggagcaagtgacggataatgtcactcacaaaacggataggggggacaaggtggggacacccccatgtgcttccctctctcctctatttgggtcatttgtgagggaaaatggtatccgtcactctaaAGTGACGAATACGTGCCGTcataaatgagattttgtgtattaAGAATACGAGGGAGTATAAGGATAAGACCAAGTGTATTCGACAAATTTGTCTCGTAAGCTCGGACACTTGTGTTACGTATATGAGTCTTGCAAGTACTCTGCTTGGACTAACGGTTCCAATGTAGAAGAAAGAGGAGGAATGCCGACCTCAACATTCTAATTTACCAAAAATTCCACATTTTAATTCCTTACTTTGACAATAATGTTGCATTGTAACTACTCTATCTCGTTAGATAGAGAATTGTAGCATAAGTTTCATTACTTAACTTACTAAAAAAATGTACCAAAGTTGTTTTAATGTCCTAACTTTCTTCACAAGTTTTTCATTTATAGGGACAAAGAACAATTTCTTAGGTCGATCAGATCAGGTGTACCATGTTATCgtacaattaaataataaagatcttatttattttttaatttaccTAAATTTTGCAATTAGTAGGACTACACAACTGGTAGTATAGAATTGAAACTTTATTATAATAAAGGATTTGAGTTTATATGTACATTTTACGAGCTTTATTGGAAAGAACCTGAGCGTCTTTATATAAATTGTAAACTAAAAATATTATAATGAaactaaaaaaaatacatataagttcaatttgattttaatttttgacatctaaaaaaattaaaatgtaactcaaaaattttaaaagCTCAAAAAAATTGCATATAACCTCAATTAGATTTGTATTGGATGTACCATACTCATATATATCTGTATATATAGTCTTATTTGTGAAATTGTGCTTTGTTATTAACGATATGTGTTAATTAACAATTCAATATTTCTCACTATTTGAATGTACGATGACATGTTACACTGATGTAGGATGTAAATAATACGTACTTTCTTATGTTTTGAATAATCTTCTAGAATTTATAACATAATCCTCTATAACACGCCTTCAACATATTCCGACTCATTGACTTGCAGTCCTAATTGCATATTTGCATGGCCAACATGGCAACATATATCAACAATATTAGCTCGTGTAAAAATGTCGTTAATCACGATTGATGTAGATGCTTCGTAACTATGTTTTGATGTATAGACTTCCATCAACTTCAGAGAATCTTGTGTTACACTTGATTTCACACAATGTGTGTCATCCATTTAAAttattcacaaattcttgtttaacaCTGATGTATTTAAGACGGATTAAGGAGTAAGAATAAGATATGCAAAAACAGAATGATATTCCCGTTTCAATATTAAGACGGATATCTTCGTCTTAAGAATGACTAATTGTAAATTACTAAATTACTAATTGTAGATTGTGATAAGTCAATGAGAGACCTTTATGTATATGGTCGAGTTATTAAGTCTGTGTTTTATGGTCGAGTTTATGTCCATGTCATTGGGCACAAAAAAATATACGTAGTTCTAGGTACTATACgaggccttttttttttttttttttttttttttttttttttttttttctcaagcATGCTAGGACTAACACATCTCAAAATAAATCGACTTGGTAATAATTGTACATGTATATATATTTCAAAACTCGAGCTGAACGAAAGGAAAAAGGATATTTTAGGTAAAATATATGTATACTTCCTTCGATTCATTTTTTATTGTTCCTCCCATTTACTTTAACTGTGAACTAAAGGAAACAAGATATTTTAAGTAAAATTATATGTATACTTCCTCCAATTCATTCTTTATTGATCAATTCCTCCCATTTTCTTTAACTCGATTTACTATGTTAGCTAGCTACATTTTGTTAACAATACAATTACGAAAAAGTACATAATATAGACAAAATTATATTGATATTCTTGATTACTTTGTACAACAAAATCAATCACAAGATTATACCATCTCAAATGTGGACAAACAAAACCAAGTaatgaaaaattcaaagttttTAGAAGTAGGGCTTTAATTTGTACAAGTGCATGTATACGTATGTATGCTTTACTATACTCAGATCACTAATATATGATCACCCCTTAATAATATACAAAAAATAGAACGAATTATTTTTATTGTGATTCATGTAATAACACCACATGATCGTGCATGGAGCTTGAATTGCCTTCTCTTGCATGTATACGTACAATGGCCTGATACTTAGCTGCATAGCATAGAAAAAAAATATCAGCTACATATTACTAGTATTTTAACCAAGTGCTTTATTAACAAATAGTGTCGTCTTTGTTGAAAATTCTTATATGACCTAAATTAACTCGGTTCTAATTATACATATCAGATGTATATCGATACATTTCATTCTGTTGTAGACGAGACTATTTATATGAAGCAACTTTTCTTTAGGACTGTTCTATAGCATAAGAGTTAGGACTAACAGAAAAGGAGAGTAATAGCCCGATGTTAACatttaattatatttaaatttatattttattttggtaactTATTATTCTATGATAAATACTGACATATTTAAATATgcaaattatcaatataaaagaTTAGGTTAtctgaatatttttttttataattttattaattaatttagttgGATTTTTGTGTTATTGAGCTTAGTCTTATGTATGAAATGGTTTTATGTTACAAGTTGTGATAATATATacgtttcgaggaattaagtcgCTCGTATTAACTAATTAATGCGATTATAAAATTTAATCCTTGTAAAGAAGTAAGTAAAAAGTATTGCAAGAAGCCAAGAAGTATGTAGAATATAGAGTATGTTTTGGTGTTGACATTTAGACCGAACCGTTAATTTTTTTTCTTGGAAGCTAGAAATTGAGGAAAACCTTGAATTTAAGTGTTTATTTAACAAGTAAATGACTTACTTTATGAATTCCTTCCATAAGTCACTATTTCCATCATCTAGAAGCTTCTCCAAACCATCAAAAAAGTCGCCATCGGCCGGAGTAGTATACACCGCGGACCCATCAATGGTGGACCCCTCCGGTGACATGGTAGTCAATGATGGAAGCCTATTTTGAACTAGGGTTTCATAAGAATTACTTAAACTTCTCTTATTACTAttgtaaatattattattattattattaaattttgGTAATGATGATTGTGGTGTATTGTCATATGTTTCACTTGTTAAATGACTTGGACCAACTTGATTAGGGTTTTGGCAAAATCCTTGAGAGCTTGAACAAATATTGTTTGAATTATTTAGGTTTGGGATCATACCCAAATTTAATGGGATAgtttgattaatattatttggaaggatattattattattagtgtttgTGTTTAAGATTTGGAAGATGTTTTGTAAAACTTGAAGTTTAGCTATTTCTGCAATATTTGGTTGTATGCTAATAAGGGCATTATTCACATCCCAAGGGTTCATAAGGGTACCCAAATTTGGTGGGGTGGTTAGGAGTTGAGAAAGGTTAGCAAGTATATCAAGGTCATCTGTCCTTGGCTTGTGAGTAACCGGATCGATACCCATTTGTAATAGCTTTTTCCTTAAATGAGTGTTCCAGTAATTCTTAATTTCGTTATCTGTTCTCCCGGGAAGATGTGTTGCAATCCTTGACCACCTACAAAATGGCGAAACAACCAAAATAAATCATAAAGTTTCATCCATTATTAGAATTTAAGAGAAGCTACAAATGTGTCATTTGAACTCTCAAAATGCAAGACTGTTAAAATTTAAAACTCGTTACGTAAATTATACCGGATGACACATACAAAAAGTTATCTGATAATAATGATCTCATTTTTTCTGAACGAAAAGATCAATTGATTAATCAAAATGTCATACCACATCTAAAAATGATGTCAAAATTGACCATTTACAATTTTGCGAAGTTTTTATCAAAAGTCACAaatagttttttttgtttttaaaaatttGGTGAAAAGGAGTGTATTTGGTACTCGTACAACCTAATAATGAAGACTTTATAACACAAAACCAACTAATATCATGCAAAAACATAATGTTTAAAACAATAATAAACTTAATTTATTTAGTAGAAATAATAATCCTTACTTGTTTCCAAGAATAGCATGAAGTTTGATGATCATGTCCTCTTCTTCCTCGGCGAATCGTCCTCGTTTTATATCCGGTCTCAAGTAATTAGTCCATCTTAATCTGCAACTCTTACCACATCTGTTCA is a window encoding:
- the LOC141632790 gene encoding uncharacterized protein LOC141632790 is translated as MGRSPLSSSDDNSGLKKGPWTEEEDDLLTNYIQKHGHGSWRALPKAAGLNRCGKSCRLRWTNYLRPDIKRGRFAEEEEDMIIKLHAILGNKWSRIATHLPGRTDNEIKNYWNTHLRKKLLQMGIDPVTHKPRTDDLDILANLSQLLTTPPNLGTLMNPWDVNNALISIQPNIAEIAKLQVLQNIFQILNTNTNNNNILPNNINQTIPLNLGMIPNLNNSNNICSSSQGFCQNPNQVGPSHLTSETYDNTPQSSLPKFNNNNNNIYNSNKRSLSNSYETLVQNRLPSLTTMSPEGSTIDGSAVYTTPADGDFFDGLEKLLDDGNSDLWKEFIKYLILEARFIIDSSTLTRDKIYNHKKISDHEPISCPGPHSNDPEHQVDEMGSQRIREHQIVSAIPISGFLHELMSMTTRKDRNNHNMVLADLASEDVMQNSWMRGSFSRPNDQIGKKSRG